One segment of Monomorium pharaonis isolate MP-MQ-018 chromosome 6, ASM1337386v2, whole genome shotgun sequence DNA contains the following:
- the LOC118646275 gene encoding putative nuclease HARBI1, whose protein sequence is MYGLLPLVVNSLTNMRGLSIEPVIQLLICLRFYATASFQKVNGDLINLPQSTISRIIFKVTTILATYLNTYVKFPTNEATIEENKNLFKELGYGYGAIGLPNISGAIDCTHIRLVSNNFGGIGEMYRNRKGYFSLNVQAIVGPRTEFLDLVPEWPGSQHDSRFFQNFRVFMRFQQRELTGMLVGDSGYPSLIFLLTPFRNPQNDDEHRYNEIQSRTRMVVERTFGIWKRRFPCLSRGLSLKHINMY, encoded by the exons ATGTATGGACTACTACCTTTAGTTGTGAACAGTTTAACAAATATGCGAGGTCTTTCAATCGAACCAGTTATTCAACTACTAATTTGTCTGAGATTTTATGCTACTGCTAGTTttcaa AAAGTAAATGGAGATCTCATAAACTTACCACAATCTACAATTAGCAggattatatttaaagtaactACTATATTAGCTACTTATCTAAATACTTATGTCAAATTTCCAACAAATGAAGCAAccatagaagaaaataaaaatctatttaaagaaTTAGGCTATGGATATGGAGCTATTGGACTTCCTAACATTAGTGGGGCAATAGATTGCACCCACATAAGATTAGTGAGTAATAACTTTGGAGGAATAGGTGAAATGTATAGAAATAGAAAGGgatatttttccttaaatGTCCAG GCTATTGTAGGACCACGAACGGAATTTTTGGATCTTGTCCCCGAATGGCCAGGAAGTCAACATGACAGTcgatttttccaaaattttcgaGTTTTTATGCGGTTTCAACAACGTGAACTAACAGGAATGTTAGTTGGAGATTCAGGATATCCCTCTCTCATATTTCTTCTAACACCGTTCAGAAATCCACAAAATGATGACGAACACAG gTATAATGAAATTCAATCACGAACACGAATGGTTGTTGAAAGAACTTTTGGAATATGGAAAAGGCGATTTCCTTGTCTATCAAGAGGATTATCATTAAAACATATTAACATGTACTAG